A part of Bernardetia sp. genomic DNA contains:
- a CDS encoding vWA domain-containing protein — translation MFSKSSFEWLDFKWFTIEMLQSFDWQNSFWLYAIIGVPLLFVLKWLIFVKFRQKLEVAFPDTSLKSDFWTILRHIPKLFFSLFLIFILIALARPQKTSEQPPEQYTEGIDIMLVLDISESMQIEDLKPNRLESAKQVANNFIKGRLQDRIGIVVFAGDAFSLAPLTTDYELLYGYLEEIDFRMIQRGGTAIGSAIGVGTNRMRENEEVESKIMILLTDGESNAGTLDPNTAAKLAYGYGIKIYTIGVGKQGRVPYRNRFGQIQYIENSLDESGMREIAQITGGEFFRATDNKSLSSIFATIDKLERSEIKENKFTLTNDYYEIYLTWAFIFFIIWLGLKNTFLVSALED, via the coding sequence ATGTTTAGTAAGTCAAGTTTTGAATGGTTAGATTTTAAATGGTTCACTATCGAAATGCTTCAAAGTTTCGACTGGCAGAATTCATTTTGGCTCTACGCTATTATTGGAGTTCCATTATTATTTGTCTTGAAATGGCTCATTTTTGTAAAATTTAGACAAAAATTAGAAGTTGCTTTTCCAGACACTAGCTTAAAATCAGACTTTTGGACAATCTTACGACACATACCCAAGCTATTTTTTAGTCTGTTTTTGATTTTTATCTTGATTGCGCTTGCTCGCCCTCAAAAAACTTCGGAACAACCTCCAGAGCAATACACAGAAGGAATTGATATAATGCTAGTTTTGGATATTTCAGAATCTATGCAAATTGAAGACCTCAAACCCAATCGTTTGGAATCTGCAAAACAAGTGGCAAATAACTTCATCAAAGGACGTTTACAAGACCGTATCGGAATTGTTGTTTTTGCTGGCGATGCCTTTAGTCTTGCTCCACTTACCACAGACTACGAACTTTTGTATGGCTACTTAGAAGAAATTGATTTTAGAATGATACAACGAGGAGGAACAGCCATTGGAAGTGCCATCGGAGTAGGAACAAACCGAATGAGAGAAAACGAAGAAGTAGAATCAAAAATAATGATTCTCTTGACAGATGGAGAGAGCAATGCAGGAACACTTGACCCTAACACGGCAGCCAAATTAGCTTACGGATACGGTATCAAAATTTATACGATTGGTGTTGGAAAGCAAGGAAGAGTGCCATACAGAAACCGTTTTGGTCAGATACAATATATCGAAAACTCTTTAGACGAGTCTGGAATGAGAGAAATTGCACAAATAACAGGAGGAGAATTTTTTAGAGCGACAGATAACAAATCATTAAGTTCTATTTTTGCTACTATTGATAAATTAGAACGCTCTGAAATCAAGGAAAATAAGTTTACCCTTACCAATGATTATTATGAAATCTACCTCACTTGGGCATTTATATTTTTCATTATTTGGCTAGGCTTGAAAAACACTTTTTTAGTGAGTGCTTTGGAGGATTAG